The Rhinopithecus roxellana isolate Shanxi Qingling chromosome 13, ASM756505v1, whole genome shotgun sequence genome contains a region encoding:
- the KCNJ4 gene encoding inward rectifier potassium channel 4 encodes MHGHSRNGQAHVPRRKRRNRFVKKNGQCNVYFANLSNKSQRYMADIFTTCVDTRWRYMLMIFSAAFLVSWLFFGLLFWCIAFFHGDLEASPGVPAAGGPAAGGGGAAPATPKPCIMHVNGFLGAFLFSVETQTTIGYGFRCVTEECPLAVIAVVVQSIVGCVIDSFMIGTIMAKMARPKKRAQTLLFSHHAVISVRDGKLCLMWRVGNLRKSHIVEAHVRAQLIKPYMTQEGEYLPLDQRDLNVGYDIGLDRIFLVSPIIIVHEIDEDSPLYGMGKEELESEDFEIVVILEGMVEATAMTTQARSSYLASEILWGHRFEPVVFEEKSHYKVDYSRFHKTYEVAGTPCCSARELQESKITVLPAPPPPPSAFCYENELALMSQEEEEMEEEAAAAAAVAAGLGLEAGSKEEAGIIRMLEFGSHLDLERMQASLPLDNISYRRESAI; translated from the coding sequence ATGCACGGACACAGCCGCAACGGCCAGGCCCACGTGCCCCGGCGGAAACGCCGCAACCGCTTTGTCAAGAAGAACGGCCAATGCAATGTGTACTTCGCCAACCTGAGCAACAAGTCGCAGCGCTACATGGCGGACATCTTCACCACCTGCGTGGACACGCGCTGGCGCTACATGCTCATGATCTTCTCCGCGGCCTTCCTTGTCTCCTGGCTCTTTTTCGGCCTCCTCTTCTGGTGTATCGCCTTCTTCCACGGTGACCTGGAGGCCAGCCCAGGGGTGCCCGCGGCAGGGGGGCCGGCGGCGGGCGGTGGCGGGGCAGCCCCGGCGACCCCCAAGCCCTGCATCATGCACGTGAACGGCTTCCTGGGTGCCTTCTTGTTCTCCGTGGAGACGCAGACAACCATCGGCTACGGGTTCCGGTGCGTGACGGAGGAGTGCCCGCTGGCGGTCATCGCTGTGGTGGTCCAGTCCATCGTGGGCTGCGTCATCGACTCCTTCATGATCGGCACCATCATGGCCAAGATGGCGCGGCCCAAGAAGCGGGCACAGACACTGCTGTTCAGCCACCACGCGGTCATCTCGGTGCGcgacggcaagctctgcctcatgtGGCGCGTGGGCAACCTACGCAAGAGCCACATTGTGGAGGCCCACGTGCGGGCCCAGCTCATCAAGCCCTACATGACCCAGGAGGGCGAGTACCTGCCCCTGGACCAGCGGGACCTCAACGTGGGCTATGACATCGGCCTGGACCGCATCTTCCTGGTGTCGCCCATCATCATTGTCCACGAGATCGACGAGGACAGCCCGCTCTATGGCATGGGCAAGGAGGAGCTGGAGTCGGAGGACTTCGAGATCGTGGTCATCCTGGAGGGCATGGTGGAGGCCACGGCCATGACCACCCAGGCCCGCAGCTCCTACCTGGCCAGCGAGATCCTGTGGGGCCACCGCTTTGAGCCCGTGGTCTTCGAGGAGAAGAGCCACTACAAGGTGGACTACTCGCGTTTTCACAAGACCTACGAGGTGGCCGGCACGCCCTGCTGCTCGGCCCGGGAGCTGCAGGAGAGTAAGATCACCGTGCTGCCCGCTCCGCCGCCCCCTCCCAGTGCCTTCTGCTACGAGAACGAGCTGGCCCTCATgagccaggaggaagaggagatggaggaggaggcgGCTGCGGCGGCCGCGGTGGCCGCAGGCCTGGGCCTGGAGGCCGGCTCCAAGGAGGAGGCGGGCATCATCCGGATGCTGGAGTTCGGCAGCCACCTGGACCTGGAGCGCATGCAGGCTTCCCTCCCGCTGGACAACATCTCCTACCGCAGGGAATCTGCCATCTGA